From Oreochromis niloticus isolate F11D_XX linkage group LG15, O_niloticus_UMD_NMBU, whole genome shotgun sequence:
TCAGCAAAAATAGATTTAAACCCTTTGCCACCTTGACGGACAGTTTTTGCAGTCTTTGTGGTTGGATGGACAAAATATGACTTGACAGAACCTGACTTGACAGAACCTGAAGTTCTGAAGAGGAAAAGTGCTGAAGAGGAACAACCCTAGATTTCTGTTCAGCCCTGTTATGTCTGTTATTTGTAGCACTATGGTCTTGGAGGAATGTTGTcttcactgtgtactgtatCACTGCACATGATTGGAATGtcaataaagccacttgacttgactaGTAAGATGCCCAAGCTTCGTGGAGGGCTTTTTTCAATAGATTACAGATATAGGTTAtcaagtacttctgatttgaggctctctttttcagaggagctacagtatccagagtcgtgcGCAGTGAGGATGTAAAATTAGTAATGAGATAATTGAGATTGATCACCGTTGTGGAAGTTCACCACCAGTCCTTTGGTTTTCCCAGCACTGATCTGGAGGCACTTCCATAAATTCCTGGGTCAGCTCTCTTTACTTTATCAGCTCCAGTGTGATTGGAGAACTGCTGCAGTGTGCTTTGCTTATGATTTTGTAGGTATGAATTTGTCTTTATAGGTTTCTGTTCacctgtatttgtgtgtttgtgttggacaAACTGACTGCACTGGTCAAACTGTGTCTGTTTCAGGTGAGTTAACAAAGCTGTAGATATGCAGGTAAATGAGTGACAGTGTGAGCAAACAACTGCTGTCTGGCTGAGCAAACGCTGAACTTTGTGCTGCAGGGCAGCGGCTGCGCAAGCAGATCGGCAGACAGTGGCTGCTTCAAGTTTTGTGTTCTTGTCTTAGTGGAAAATCAAGGAAAGGTCAGTATGGCGGAGAAGAGGATGGCAAGAAAGGCACGTGCAGAGCCCGACTTCCTGCAGTTCAACGATCTGGGCTGTGAGACGGTCGGAGGGAAGGTGAGTCACCGCGAGCATGTTcacgctgctgctgcaggcagGTTCACTCACTCCACTCATTACAACTGTCTGAAACCACAGCCTGATATGAAAACAATGTAAAGTCAGCACTATAACATACGAAAGACACAAACATGTACACATGAATTATATTGCAGTTTGTAATCTTTCATTATAATATGTAATTTATAGTAAATTAATAAATTGTGACTTAAATCAGGGCTGCTAACATTCAGTTCAGTATAATATGACAACAGACatagaagaaaacacaaaaagagtTTTAATTGGCTTAAAACACGAAAATACATAAAATGATCACAAACAGGTCTAATGCTGATTTTTTGTACAGTTCTTACGTACATTGTCTTTAACTGCAGTTAACTGTCTAAATATTTTCTCCCCTGCTGCTCAGGAAAGAGGCCAGCTAGCTGTTCACTCAGTTTCTGTTAGTGTAATGTTTAATTCCCGCTTTAATTCTGTTCACTTCTCTGTGTTATCAcattaaagctgtttgtgttagcaaagcaattttttttctttcaggtcaTTTTTGCCACAGACGAATGGTTTGCCCCAGCGAGAAACCTGCTGAAGGTAAAATAAGTCCACTCATCAGCATCAGTGACGTTCACATTAAGGGAGCAGTCCACTGTTTCCTCCCCTGCCTGCAGCTCTGAGCCCAGTGGTTCATATTTCACATCATTAAAAACACGCCTTGAATATTTGTTTAACATCTTATGCCTGTTCTTTCCATCAAACAAAGTCTAAAATGTTTAGAAAACTGTTTCTAAGGCACTATTTTCAGCAGTGGAAGAATCCACATTAGGATGGAGGACAGCATATTCAGACAGTGATGAACTGGACGTAGCAGCAGGTGTATGGCAGGATTCTTTCTAATGATAAAGTTCTTTATGCAGGTGACTCAAAATCAGCTGGATAATTATAAAACATTGACAGATTTatctttaaattgtttttaaagcttttaaaggcattcagaggtggcaaaagtacacaTTCTGTACtaaagtagaagtacagataccaTTGTTAAAAATACTGCAGTAAAAGTTTGATGTACTTATTCGACTTCTTTAcccaagtaaaagtaaaaaagtaccgGCTCTGAAATgcactcaaagtaagaaagtaaaagcaGCTCTTTGGAGGACGTTTCTATTCTTGTGCAAAGCAAACTGAACCCTGTgctatattaatatattaataaaataatatcagtagatgggaaaacagactttactCTTTAATCCTAATTGTACTAATCTTGAATCAgaaggaaaagaaggaaaataaaaatatatttctatTTTTGGTTCCCTTTattgtagagggtgactttACCTCTacctctaaacaggaaaatttgtacagtcaggggttaaagtggagGTGGCGTGGAAGTGGCCTGgggaggaggggtggggggtAGGGGTctcagtgtggggaaaatcATCATATGTCTCAATAATTTCTAATTTTTGAGAGCttcagtagattttcttagtgtacaggctgtgatcagctgctgctctttgtggatgtaCACATGTGGATTCAACCAGATGTGAGCAAATGTTTCCTGAGTTGTCCCGACTGATTTTATCTTCTACACTGACTGTACACTGTTTATGCTGACTTTATATTATACACTATACAACCATCATCAGCTAAAATTCATATGAGTCTCTGCTGCACTTGATGTAAGCTAACTGTGACCATGAAACCACAGCCACTctgcaccagtcacacactgttcttcactttaaatccatcacagtgcagcaaactaacctgtttatcctaaCCTGCAGAAGATTTTCCTGCagcctttaaataacacagttagtCTGCCTCAGTTTGTTTAGCAGCaagtttcacaatatgaaaaaacataatgtccTTTCAATCTAAGctctctccttcctctcctatcctgtttttcttatctttctccaccTCTGACTGAAGTTAGcgctctttcttttctcctcctgTGAAATGCAACAGCATGACCTATAgctgcaacacactgtgagacaaactgcacacaaatttgtgtgtttgctgatgtttgttgagctgatggAAATGCTGCATTTCAAATTGcctgacacttaaaaaaacattactccCTTTATCCtcgctcttcttcttctgtaggGCTAGATAGATGCTGAAGACCTGCAAACACATCTTAATGACACCTGAAGTTAACCCTAAAACcaccactttaacccctgactgtGGCACAGTTTTATCTCTTTTTATGCGACATCCTCTAGTGACTAATAAACAAACAGGACTGCCTTTCATGTCTTCTGTTTAGGTTCAAATTtatgtttgatgtttggaggCTTTGCCGTGACGTGAAATAATAACTCCCCCCAAAGACGTCAAACCTGAAGTAACGagtctgttttgaaaatgtaggtagtgaaagtaaaaagtagtcagaaaaaaaactactcaagtaAACTACAGATACCAGAAATTCTACTAAAGTACACTAAAGAAGTATTTGTAGtttgttacttcccacctccTAAGGTGTCTCTGAGGGGTGTGGTGACCTGCACTCCTGCTGTTGGTAGGTGTGCTCCCTGAAGACCAGTATTTTAACAGGCTGCTCATAATGTTGGTTTGTACAGAGAGAGCCGCCACAGTTCATCGCATCTGCCTTCACCGAGTTTGGAAAGTGGATGGACGGATGGGAGACGAGGAGGAAGAGAACACCTGGTTAGTACCCTGAATTTTCACAAGCGTACCTGTTTTCTGACACGGTGCTTTCTTTTACTCTATTctgggttttctgagcttcagCTCCAACATTTCTTACacttgggttttgtttttttttaattctgtttaTTTTAGTGTTCTTAGTTTGGTTattatctgtgtttgtgttagagTTTAACTGTTCCCTCTGTATTTCCTGTCTCATCTTCTTGAATCATTTCCCCCTCTGttatttgtgtctgtgtttcatccatccattctcttttccttttttgcttttttactgAGAAGTGAACCAATCATCATCGTGttggtttgtttgcttgtttgcttGTTGGTTGGTTGAAGGTCACGACTGGTGCATTATCCAGCTGGGAGTCCCAGGTTTGATCCATGGTTTTGATGTCGACACGTCCTTCTTCACAGGAAACCACTCACCCTACATCTCCATCCAGGCCGGCTGTCTCGGTAtgtcatcatcgtcatcatcattatATTGCCCAATAACGTACTTTAAACTTTTCCATATCTAAATAGCTTCAAttaaacacttcctgttgttctCCCAGACCAGGAGCCTCCTTTCACCCTGGAAGGAGACCGAACTGGTATGGCTGCCTCCGATAGTCAGATGGCAGCTGTTGCCAAGGTAACACTGACCTTCATGTGATCACTGACACTGTAGTCTGCCCCAgctaaacaaatatttaaaacaagagTGATGTGCTGAATTGACAGCTATGGTGGGTTTATCTGCAGCCATGTGAAAAGCGGAGAGGTTCTAATCATCAATCAGTCATTAATTCATCGTCAGGACACCATAAAGACCTGAGTAGAatgtctttttcacatgactatatgcatgtgtgaatgaatgggtggatgactggatatgtaaagcgctttggggttcttagggactagtaaagcgctatataaatacaggccatttaccatttaccatggcTGCTGATTGGGTGAACACCTGTGCCATGTGGGCATGTCTCTGACCTGGACGTTCACTGAATGATGTAATTTACTGTGTTTGATTGACAGCTGGGGTCGGAGGTGTGGCCAGAGCTGGTGAGTGTGTCACAGCTGCAGCCTGGATACTCGGACTGCTGCCATAACTACTTCAAAGTCAGCTTCAGCGGGAGAGTGACACACCTGCGCCTCAACATGTAcccaggtacacacacacacacacacacacacacacacacacggtctgTGCAACTATATATGCATCTAcaatatactgtgtgtgtgtttcagatggAGGCATAGCCAGACTGCGGGTGTACGGTGTCGGGCAGAGGGACTGGTCATCTGTCTCCACCAATCAGGATGTTGACCTAGTGGCTCTGACCAATGGAGGAGTCTGCCTCGGCTACAGTGACGCCCACTTTGGGCATCCACGCAATATGATTGGTTAACATCAGATAGTACAATAATCTGTATTTCAATATAAATTGATAATATTGTGTTGAATGTCTCTGCTGTGAGTGAGCTGGGAGCTCTGGTCAAACTGGTGTGTTGTGTTTGCAGGACTCGGTCGAGCTGCCAACATGGCCGATGGATGGGAAACGGCCCGCAGACTGGACCGACCCAAAAAACTGCAGGTGTGCACACTGACAACACTAATGTCACATCTCCGGCTCTATATGTTAAAGCAGCTGTACATGATTCACAGCCAGCTTTATTCTGATTGGCCGGCCCAAAGGATTTTTGACAGCATGTTTCTCTGACATCATAAAGATCCAAGAGCagaaaaaactgtgtgaaacCACTGAACTGGAGGAACATGAGAGGAAATGAGGAAAAGTCTTTAAAGTTTCTAACCTTTACaggtttaaaaagtttaaatccaGCAGAAGTAAAAGTGGTGCGCTGTCCTGACATGGACCTTTATAAAAACTCTTCACATAACAAAATGTCCTCCAGCAGTGTCCACACAATGAAAAACATCAATTTCTCCTTGACTTCATTTACTACCAACAGTTTCCTTGCTTGTCAGAGagtcctccctctctctctctcttaaatTTTTCCTTTTCGTTAGAAAGGTTTccactttcttttcaagctgtCCTCAGTGTCATAATTCATTACATTATAACGATATAATATTATTAACTTGTTGTTTTACCAATCGTGAACATAAATATTATTACCTTTTATATAGGTGTGGGTTAAATGCTTCCCTGGTGCTCGTCTTGTAGGCAGACCAGCGTGGGATTCTGCAGGTTCCCGGCTGGGAGTGGGCGGTGTTTCGTCTCGGTCATCCCGGACTGATCAGCAGCGTTGAGGTCGACACCAACCACTTCAAAGGTGGAGACACGTCAGtgctgcttttctttcctttataaACAAACTTAGCTCTTCAGCCTGACACTTTCCCCTCCAGGAAACTTCCCAGACTCGTGTAAGATCGAGGCGTGCACTTTGACCCCTGAGGAGGAGGCTCAGTGTATCAGCAGTAGGTGGGATTCTGGGAAATGGAGGGTCCTTGTCCCTCCTCAGAAGGTAACCTTTGTCACCTGTTAAATCATTTTCACCCTctcatcctcttcctcactGCCTTCTACCTCTCTGCAGCTCCGCCCTCATCACATTCATCACTACGGCAAGGCGGAGCTGAAACTGAGCCATCCCATCACCCACGTTCGACTTATCATCACCCCGGACGGAGGAATCAGCCGCCTCCGTCTGTGGGGTCGACCCACACCATTCGCTGCAACTCTGGCCAATAAGAAGTGGACAATGTCCAAACTGTGACACCCAGATGTCCTCCGACCCTCAGCACCACCTGCTGGTTGGTGGACCAACATCAGTGTTTGAGTCACGTTTCTGACAACGACACGACCAGTGCTGGTGCTCTGATGTGAGCGGACTGAGTGCAGagtgcttttaaaaaatgaagtcgCTATTGATCTGCTGGTTATTGATTTCCTTTTGTGTGCTCCTCTGTCATTAgttctcatccatccatcttagTTTTCTCTCCCTCAGGCTCAAGGTCAACTTGAATCATCTTCCACCTTCCAGCCGACACCCTGACCCCCACCTCCAATGATTCTCCAGGACATTTGTCCTCTGAATCTGTCTGAAACAATTATGATTGCGCCTCCTCCTTTCCCCATCTGTTTGAGGTTTAAAGACATGAACTGGAAACATCTGGGCCTGACACACAGCTCCAGCTGTGGTCTGCACCTACACACAGTGCACAAGAGCGGCAGCAGAACTGCACCGTCAGGAGGGGTCAGGGGTTAGCTGCCTCATCACTTCATTAAAAAGCTGTGCTCAGTTGTTCTTACTCCCACAGTCAATGATAGTAGCCCCTACTCCACCTTCGCTTTGGCTCACAAAGCTGCTGTGAATGGTGGAGGTGGTGTAGCTCAGACACATGTGACATGTGCTCACACTGGATTCACGTCACATGTAGGACCCTCACTCTGATATTTCTGAATTTTCAGTCTCTGGTTTCGGTTCCTTTTCCATGTTTTAGTTAGATCGTCTCCGCTGACTCCAGTGATCGTTTAAAGcacatacatttaaaaacacttgaCACTTTTCGGATGTGAAAGAATGAATAAGTTTGTTTACTTCTGTAAAATAAAGCTGTGACAGTTTGATTTCACTATAAACATGAAAGCAACATAAAGTcactaataaataaaacagtttaaatttatttacaACCTGCCCTCCAATCACAAACACCGCCTCTCTGTAAAACCTGTGACTCAGAAAAAATCATTGGCAGAGAGAGACGATGCTTCCTTAACTCACCTGTTTTCATTATTAGGGACGTGGCCTCTGTGACTGgcaggtggatggtgacacaggcagctgtagctgttAGCTGTCTGCTATCTTCagctgaactggacctctgcaccgtgtttgtgcttttggagccttttggagcattttaatgacatcatgtgaccaataacACGGCTGCAATGAGGTTAGTGTAGTAACAGAAGGCTGATCTCCAGTTTTCACTTCTCTACTGAGTACTTCCATGTTATACCCAGGGACCATGAACCTGACTAATAAATAATACAGTACTATGTAAAAGTGCAGTGGTTTATTGAAGCATGCTAACATTATGTAAATACAGCACatgaggcaaaaacagagtttgtaccaATCTTCATTCTTCAACTCAGTCTGGTGTTCAGATGTTCAGTGAGCAGGATGCTCTGAGCACTTGCAGAAGAGCGAGGGTGGAGGATAAAGATGGTGCTGCAGGcaagaggagaagaggaagagctcagaggaggttcatggtTGAAGGAGGAGACGTAGAGGACTGGAGTGAACGGCTGGGAGAAGAAGAATTAAATTTAATTGATATAATGCCTagacgctttatattgtaaagtgaAGACCCAcaacaataaaaagaagaagtctcgaggagttgtttgtttttatttttatgagcaCAGAtaatttttacaaaaacaagGAACATGATTCAACAGAGGCAGTGACCCATAACCCTAACAGACTACTGCAGTAAAAATCACATCCATCCCAAAATGTGCATTTTCCTATTTTGTTTCATTCtccgtgcacacacacagagacactgtTGGTCCCTGATCGCACCTTCTTCATGTAAAACCCACCAATGAAGTGATAAAATAATGAATGcctttaaaagctttaaaaacaatttaaaaataaatctgttaatGTTTTATAATTATCCAGCTGATTTTGAGTCACCTGCATAAAGAACTTTATCATTAGAAAGAATCCTGCCATACACCTGCTGCTACGTCCAGTTCATCACTGTCTGAATATGCTGTCCTCCATCCTAATGTGGATTCTTCCACTGCTGAAAATAGTGCCTTAGAAACAGTTTTCTAAACATTTTAGACTTTGTTTGATGGAAAGAACAGGCATAAGATGTTAAACAAATATTCAAGGCGTGTTTTTAATGATGTGAAATATGAACCACTGGGCTCAGAGCTGCAGGCAGGGGAGGAAACAGTGGACTGCTCCCTTAACGTGAACGTCACTGATGCTGATGAGTGGACTTATTTTACCTTCAGCAGGTTTCTCGctggcaggtttttttttttacgatcAGTCAGTCCACACACAGAGGAGACAAAATCAGTCCTTGTCTTTTTTGTAGACTCAATCGACCAGTCAATGTTAAAGTCtccaaaaagaagaaatgtctTTGTCTTCATTTGACACCATTTCTATTTTTCTGcagattttaataaaataaaataaaataatctatATTCACTGTCATGTGACTGTGAATATAGAAACAGACACCACCTCCATTACTGTTTCTATCCTTCTGGTAAAACCTGCAATTCTCTATATGTAGTTCAGAGTTTTTAACACTGTTGTCTAAATGAGTTTCCATTAAAGCCAGCACATGAATTTTAGAATCTGTTAATATTTTCTCAACTTCAGGATGCTTATTCCTACGACTGCGTATGAAGCATATAAAGCACTGTACGAAGCACTCAGAGTGCTTCGTACAGTGTGCATCATTCACACATTTATATTCGGGTCATTTGGCACGCAGATCAGAGcagccaaggatcgaaccaaCAACCTTACACAGTTTTTACAGCAGGTTTTTATTCTGAGGTGTTTCTCATAAACTCAGAGTTATTCTTTTAATGTATGACTTTCACCTTGGAAATCCAAAGTTTTCCcagctttgtttctttctttaaatcCCAGCCTGGGCTGAGGTCACCTGTGACTTTGGTATTTCACGTCATGTTTAGGGGAAAATCACTGATATAGAAAAAggtttaaaataatattaggTGAACGTGGAAACTTTTCCTGCATGTAAAACTGCTCTGGGATTTCCTCAGTTACACCGTTGAGTATCCTGTGACGGGTTTTGGTCCACACTCTGCTCACATGTTTCAGCTGTTACAAACTCTGCAGGCTGAAAAACACCTGAAGAGGTGCTTAGTGATGCAGACGCACCTGAGCAGGTGTTAGTGGGTCAGTGCATGGAGGAGGCATCGCTGTGACGTCTGTCAAACGTGAGAAAAGGACAACGGAATAGAACCAGCTGATACACCTGAGCAGCCACGGTCCTGGTGGTTAGAGTCACTCCACCTTTGTTACGCTGGTGGGGGTCTCTGGGTTTTCATTGGCgtttgtgctttgtgtttgtCCGATGTGGGGGTCCTCTGGTCACAGTGCAGACAGCGCTTGTTTAAAAGCATCGTGGGTAATGAGCGTGTACAGACTCAGTGAGCATGTGCAGACTCGGTCTTTGTGTTTCCTGTGAATAACAACGCGTGTTCAGACTGTGGACAGCAGAGAACCAATCAAAACCTCACCTCCTTCAATCGACTTCTTCCTTGTGAGTGTTTTCTTTGATCGCTCTGCGGCGTGACGGACGACGGCCCGTGTGCTGCTGATTCGCCGTTTGTCAGGTTCAGCTGCTCAGAGGGAAGCTGACGACTCCATGGCGAGGAGGACGATCGATGGTGGCATGCAGAGCGCTGATGATAACTTGTTCACTGACCTTTAGCTCATAATGAGATGCCCCTGCAGGAGGAAACGGATTACCGCCCACCCAGAAGGCCCATGGGTCTGGAGACCCGCCCTCCTCCTCTCCAGCTGAACTCAGTGACCCTTCAGCGACTGTTGGACTGATGCTGGATGTTATGTGATATTTGTGTTTGATCTCCATTGGCGCTCCTCTTATTTCCTCAGCTTTTACCACCAACAGTATTCAAATCATTGCTGCAGTCATTTTGATTTACTCTTAACACACGTGGCTGTTACTTCCTGGCTGGActacatcattattattattattattattattatcagtagtagtagtagtattattgttgttgttgtttttatgcagCACAGTGCTGACAGGGACTAGACAGAGatcatatttctcctatatttgcttctcttcattggcttcccTTTAAATCCAGTTTTTAAATCCTGCTCCTCAAATACTTGGTAGTAATGGTGGGCTTGTGGCTCCCACAGTGTTTAACCTAATTATTAATACAGTCATCACTGATCGTGGCTCTGGCTCGTCCCTCCTCACAGAAACATGCAGAAAAAGAACAGATGTGTAGCCGAGGGGCATGAACACTGCTAATATTACAAAACTGAATGTTTATCGCAGACTTCGGTCCATGAATGTGTTTCTGTCAGAGAACATCTGCAACTGCACCGAGCTGCACATTAACAGCAGCTCAAACAGCTCAGTCATTGCCTGCTGCTCCTTCAGgaagacactttattaggtacacttgtTCAGCAACtcgttaacacaaatatctaatcagccaatcatatTGGCAGCTCATTTAGGCATATATACATGATGAAAACAAGTTGCTGAAGTCCAAACATTCttgaagaaaggtgatttaggTGACTTTGAATCTGTCACGGCtgttgatgtgtgtgtttcagaaaacactgatctgctgggattgaGGGTGAGGGAGGGCGGGTCATCTAATCgcaaggttggtggttcaattccTGGCTGCTCTGTCTGCATGCCAAAAATCCTTGGGCACGACACTAACTCCACGTTGCTCTgcaatgcatccatcagagtatgaagaTGTGTGGATGTTAGATAGTAACAGTGCTGATATGACTGGGGCCAATGAGTCATGCTGTATGAGTTTGGAAAGAAGGtctgaaacagagaaaatatccagcagttctctgggagaaaatgccttgttgagtTCAGAGGTCAGAAGAGAACCTAACCCTAAGTGCTTCCAGCTGCCAGGAACCAGGACCTCAAATAATCATttatggagtgggtgggaggaaTCGTCCagcattgtccttatcttggacaacatccgcctctcagACACAATCctaagggagtccagctccatccccacagcattaattcaattcaattcaattcaattcaattttatttatatagcgccaaatgacaacaaaagtcgcctcaaggtgctttatattgtacagtagatcctacaaaaatagatacagagaaaaacccaatcatcatatgaccccctatgagcaagcactttgggcggcaatgggaaggaaaaactgccttttaccaggaagaaacctcctgcagatccaggctcagggaggggtggccatctgctgcgaccggttggggtgagagaaggaaaacaggataacgacatgctgtggaagagagacagagattaatagcaggtacgattcaatgcagagaggtctattaacacatagtgagtgagaaaggtgactggaaaggaaaaactcaatgcatcgtGGGAATCCCCTGGTaacctacgtctattgcagcataactaagagtCACCGaaggttttaagcctaatcttaacaatagagatagtgtctgtcttctgaatccaaa
This genomic window contains:
- the allc gene encoding allantoicase translates to MAEKRMARKARAEPDFLQFNDLGCETVGGKVIFATDEWFAPARNLLKREPPQFIASAFTEFGKWMDGWETRRKRTPGHDWCIIQLGVPGLIHGFDVDTSFFTGNHSPYISIQAGCLDQEPPFTLEGDRTGMAASDSQMAAVAKLGSEVWPELVSVSQLQPGYSDCCHNYFKVSFSGRVTHLRLNMYPDGGIARLRVYGVGQRDWSSVSTNQDVDLVALTNGGVCLGYSDAHFGHPRNMIGLGRAANMADGWETARRLDRPKKLQADQRGILQVPGWEWAVFRLGHPGLISSVEVDTNHFKGNFPDSCKIEACTLTPEEEAQCISSRWDSGKWRVLVPPQKLRPHHIHHYGKAELKLSHPITHVRLIITPDGGISRLRLWGRPTPFAATLANKKWTMSKL